From the Scatophagus argus isolate fScaArg1 chromosome 21, fScaArg1.pri, whole genome shotgun sequence genome, one window contains:
- the csf3a gene encoding colony stimulating factor 3 (granulocyte) a isoform X1, whose translation MNILIVFVIPCYMASLARSAPLPGTSALVEDPQSQEMVQRSRSLIEKILLSIPDTHKSCIRSEALQLNSSENAKLVTMASMIGIPSAPVLKVVSESFTLETCLRHISEGLQLHRALLSSVSNHLENNDKVTELLADIKDLVIQINKMLRLVQEKAVVPPTPTPVTLRLPGDYEVQVAAHLTLVQLQSFGQDVVRCLRSLDLSNEEEETES comes from the exons ATGAACATTCTGATTG TCTTCGTCATTCCCTGCTACATGGCCTCGTTGGCCCGCAGCGCACCTCTGCCGGGGACAAGCGCACTTGTTGAGGATCCGCAGTCTCAGGAGATGGTGCAGAGGAGCCGCAGCTTGATAGAAAAAATCCTGCTCTCCATTCCCGACACGCACAAATCGTGCATTCGCTCCGAG GCCTTACAACTCAATTCCTCTGAAAATGCAAAGCTTGTGACAATGGCGTCCATGATCGGCATTCCCTCTGCTCCTGTGCTCAAAGTCGTGTCAGAAAGCTTCACTTTG GAGACCTGTTTGAGACACATATCTGAGGGTCTTCAGCTGCACAGGGCCTTACTGAGCTCTGTTTCTAATCACCTGGAAAACAACGACAAAGTGACTGAGCTACTTGCTGACATCAAAGACCTGGTCATTCAGATCAATAAG ATGCTGAGACTGGTCCAAGAGAAGGCTGTGGTGCCGCCCACACCAACCCCTGTGACCTTAAGGCTCCCAGGGGACTATGAGGTTCAGGTGGCGGCCCACCTGACTCTGGTGCAGCTCCAGTCCTTTGGGCAGGACGTGGTCCGCTGCCTCAGGAGTCTGGACCTGAgcaatgaggaggaggagacagagagctgA
- the kcnj12a gene encoding ATP-sensitive inward rectifier potassium channel 12, producing MHGMNGFGNGKIHTRRKCRNRFVKKNGQCNVQFANMDDKSQRYMADIFTTCVDIRWRWMLVVFTLVFVISWLAFGLAFWVIALLHGDLDNPAGDDNFTPCVLQVNGFVAAFLFSIETQSTIGYGYRCVTEECPVAVFMVVFQSIVGCIIDCFMIGAIMAKMARPKKRAQTLLFSHNAVIAMRDGKLCLMWRVGNLRKSHIVEAHVRAQLIKPRITDEGEYIPLDQIDINVGFDKGLDRIFLVSPITILHEIDEESPLFGISKQDLETADFEIVVILEGMVEATAMTTQARSSYLASEILWGHRFEPVLFEEKNLYKVDYSHFHKTYEVPSTPRCSAKDMVENKFLVPSSNSFCYENELAFLSRDDEEEDVGGGSRALANLSPDRNSRHEFERLQATRALDQRSYRRESEI from the coding sequence ATGCATGGCATGAACGGCTTTGGCAATGGCAAGATCCACACACGCCGGAAGTGCCGTAACCGCTTTGTCAAAAAGAATGGCCAGTGCAATGTGCAGTTTGCCAATATGGACGACAAGTCACAGCGCTACATGGCTGACATCTTTACCACATGTGTTGATATTCGCTGGCGATGGATGCTGGTAGTCTTCACCCTTGTGTTTGTTATCTCTTGGCTAGCTTTTGGCTTAGCCTTTTGGGTCATTGCTTTATTACACGGAGACCTGGATAACCCAGCTGGAGATGACAACTTTACTCCATGTGTCCTACAGGTCAATGGATTTGTGGCTGCATTCCTGTTCTCTATTGAAACACAGTCTACCATAGGTTACGGCTACCGCTGTGTGACTGAGGAGTGCCCTGTGGCTGTCTTCATGGTGGTCTTCCAGTCCATAGTGGGCTGCATCATTGACTGCTTTATGATTGGCGCCATCATGGCCAAGATGGCGAGGCCTAAGAAGCGAGCGCAAACTCTGTTGTTTAGTCACAACGCTGTCATTGCCATGCGGGATGGAAAACTGTGCCTCATGTGGAGGGTAGGGAATCTTCGCAAGAGCCACATTGTAGAGGCCCATGTCAGGGCACAGCTCATCAAACCTCGGATCACTGATGAGGGGGAATATATTCCTCTTGACCAGATAGACATTAATGTGGGCTTTGATAAAGGTTTGGACAGGATTTTCTTGGTTTCACCCATCACTATTCTCCATGAGATAGATGAGGAGAGTCCCCTTTTTGGGATCAGCAAACAGGACTTGGAGACGGCAGACTTTGAGATTGTTGTCATCTTGGAGGGGATGGTTGAAGCAACCGCCATGACCACACAGGCTCGCAGCTCCTACTTGGCCTCTGAGATCCTTTGGGGTCACCGTTTTGAGCCAGTCTTGTTCGAGGAGAAAAACCTATACAAGGTGGATTATTCTCACTTTCACAAAACCTACGAGGTGCCGTCCACCCCCCGCTGCAGTGCCAAGGACATGGTGGAGAACAAGTTCCTAGTCCCTAGCTCAAACTCCTTCTGTTATGAAAATGAACTGGCCTTCCTAAGCCgcgatgatgaggaggaggatgtagGCGGAGGGAGCAGGGCACTGGCAAACCTCAGTCCAGACCGGAACAGCCGGCATGAGTTTGAACGTTTACAGGCCACCAGGGCGCTGGATCAAAGGTCATATCGGAGAGAGTCGGAAATATGA
- the med24 gene encoding mediator of RNA polymerase II transcription subunit 24 isoform X1 yields MKVVNLKQAILQAWKERWSDYQWAINIKKNFPKGATWDYLNLAEALMEQAMIGPSPNPLILSYLKYAISSQMVSYSSVLTAISKFDDFSRELCIKSLLEIMNMFCHRLSCHGKAEECIGLCRALLGVVVWLLQGCAWYCERLRELGPSASTEASLRTCQERLHTLMNSTKNRALVHIAQLEEPGSWSNIEQLVLKVTDGLGSVPNQTLRTKLEESLSLVTGIPMMLSVQCDPPIHASFPSVHAFIMLEGTMNLTGETQPLVEQLMMIKRMQRIPSPLFVLEIWKACFTGLIESPEGTEELKWTAFTFLKIPQVLLRLKKYPHGDKGRDFMEDVNIAFQYLLKLTPLLDKADQRCNCDCLGMLLQECNKLGLLSESNTACLTSKRTEDREFAPRLKTAENANIQPNPGLILRAEPTVTNILKTVDADHSKSPEGLLGVLGHMLSGKSLDLLLAAAAATGKLKSFARKFIKLNEFPKHISGEGSKSASVRALLFDISFLMLCHVVQTYGSEVILSDPSPSGETPFFETWLQTCMPEEGKTLNPDHPCFRPEPGKVESLVTLLNNSSEMKLVQVKWHEICLSTPAAILEVLNAWENGVLSVEAVQKITDNIKGKVCSMAICAVAWLVAHVRMLGRDEREKPQTMIRQLVTPLYGENTLQFYNERVIIMSSIMEHMCADVFQQTGATLRPPVEGQEPIPYRNLLPAKDPIHMALSKHFQIVLRKGWVDSRALHLFESLLNMGGVFWFTNNLVKELLKETRQEWANRVVELLYSIFCLDSQQITLTLLGTILPNLLTDSAHWHHLADPPGKALAKLCVWCALSSYSSHHKGSFSARQRKRQREDIEDYNSLFPLDDTQPSKLMRLLSSNEDEPVALSSPGDRSMSSSLSASQLHTVNMRDPLNRVLANLFLLISSIVGSKMAGPHTQFVQSFIEECVECSEQGSRGSILQFMPFTMVSELVKLPALAKPKVVLAITDLTLPLGRRVAAKAISAL; encoded by the exons ATGAAGGTAGTCAATCTTAAGCAAGCCATTCTGCAGGCGTGGAAGGAACGATGGAGTGACTACCAATGGGCCATAAACATCAAGAAAAACTTTCCGAAGGGGGCAACATGGGACTATCTTAATCTTGCAG AGGCCCTGATGGAGCAAGCGATGATTGGTCCTTCCCCGAACCCCCTTATTTTGTCGTACTTAAAATATGCCATAAGTTCCCAG ATGGTGTCTTATTCTAGTGTGCTTACAGCCATCAGCAAG TTTGATGATTTTTCCCGGGAGCTGTGCATCAAATCGCTGTTGGAGATCATGAACATGTTTTGCCATCGTCTCAG CTGTCACGGGAAAGCAGAGGAATGCATTGGGCTGTGTCGGGCTCTGCTGGGAGTGGTAGTGTGGCTGCTGCAGGGCTGTGCCTGGTACTGCGAGAGGCTGAGAGAACTGGGTCCGTCAGCCAGCACAGAGGCCAGTCTGAGAACGTGCCAGGAGAGGCTTCACACTCTAATGAATAGCACCAAGAACAGAGCCCTGGTCCACATTGCTCAGTTGGAGGAACCAG GTTCCTGGAGTAATATCGAGCAGTTGGTGTTGAAAGTGACGGACGGCCTTGGCAGTGTACCTAACCAGACACTGAGAACTAAATTAGAGGAGAGTTTGTCCCTAGTAACAGG TATTCCCATGATGTTATCTGTGCAGTGTGACCCGCCAATCCATGCGTCCTTCCCATCAGTCCATGCCTTCATCATGCTGGAAGGGACCATGAATCTCACAGGGGAGACACAGCCACTGGTGGAGCAACTGATGATGATAAAGAGGATGCAG CGGatcccttctcctctttttgtctTGGAGATCTGGAAGGCCTGCTTCACCGGCCTCATTGAGTCACCAGAGGGCACAGAGGAGCTCAAATGGACTGCCTTCACATTCCTCAAG ATTCCACAAGTTCTGCTCCGACTGAAGAAGTATCCTCATGGTGACAAAGGACGG GACTTCATGGAGGATGTGAATATTGCATTTCAGTACTTACTCAAACTCACCCCACTGCTGGACAAAGCAGATCAGAGATGCAA TTGTGACTGCCTTGGCATGCTCCTACAAGAGTGTAACAAACTCGGTCTCCTGTCGGAGTCAAATACAGCCTGCCTCACTTCAAAACG GACCGAGGACAGAGAGTTTGCCCCAAGGCtaaagacagcagaaaatgcCAACATCCAACCTAACCCAGGTCTCATCCTGAGAGCAGAGCCCACTGTCACCAATATTCTCAAG ACCGTTGATGCAGACCACTCCAAGTCCCCCGAGGGCCTTTTGGGGGTCCTTGGACACATGTTGTCTGGAAAGAGCCTAGATCTCCTcttggctgcagcagcagccactggGAAACTCAAATCCTTTGCCAGGAAGTTCATTAA gcTTAATGAGTTTCCCAAGCACATCAGCGGTGAAGGAT ccaAGTCTGCTTCAGTACGGGCCCTGCTCTTCGACATCTCCTTCCTTATGCTCTGTCATGTGGTGCAGACATATGGTTCCGAG GTGATCCTCTCAGACCCTAGCCCATCAGGGGAGACGCCCTTCTTTGAAACATGGCTGCAGACATGTATGCCCGAGGAAGGCAAGACGCTGAACCCAGACCACCCCTGCTTCAGACCTGAGCCTGGCAAAGTTGAGAGTCTTGTCACCCTGCTGAACAACTCCTCAGAGATGAAACTAGT TCAGGTGAAATGGCATGAAATCTGCCTCAGCACTCCAGCCGCCATCTTGGAAGTTCTGAATGCGTGGGAGAATGGTGTTCTTTCTGTGGAAGCAGTGCAG AAAATCACTGACAACATCAAGGGTAAGGTGTGCAGTATGGCGATCTGTGCGGTGGCGTGGCTGGTGGCCCATGTCAGGATGCTGGGGAGGGATGAGAGGGAGAAGCCCCAGACTATGATCCGACAGCTTGTAACCCCGCTGTACGGCGAGAACACTCTACAGTTTTACAATGAAcg CGTGATCATCATGAGTTCTATCATGGAGCACATGTGTGCCGACGTCTTCCAGCAAACGGGTGCAACTCTGCGCCCCCCAGTGGAGGGCCAGGAGCCAATCCCCTATCGCAACCTGCTGCCTGCCAAAGACCCCATCCACATGGCCCTCAGCAAGCATTTCCAGATCGTCCTGCGCAAAGGCTGGGTGGACAGCCGGGCGCTGCATCTGTTTGAGAGTCTTCTCAACATGGGGGGGGTATTCTGGTTCACCAACAACTTGGTCAAG gagctgctgaaggagaCTCGACAGGAGTGGGCCAATCGGGTGGTGGAGCTACTGTACAGCATCTTCTGCCTGGACTCTCAGCAGATCACCCTCACCCTGCTGGGTACCATTCTGCCTAACCTGCTGACAGACTCCGCCCACTGGCACCACCTGGCAGACCCCCCCGGAAAGGCGTTGGCCAA GTTGTGCGTGTGGTGTGCGCTCAGCTCTTACTCCTCTCACCACAAAGGCTCGTTCTCTGCTCGTCAGCGCAAAAGGCAGCGAGAAGATATTGAG GACTACAACAGCCTGTTTCCCTTGGATGATACTCAACCCTCTAAACTCATGCGTCTGCTCAGCTCCAATGAGGACGAGCCTGTAGCCCTGTCCAGTCCAG GAGACCGATCTATGAGCAgttccctctctgcctcccagCTCCACACTGTCAACATGAGGGACCCTCTCAACCGAGTCCTGG CCAaccttttcctcctcatttcgTCTATCGTGGGCTCCAAGATGGCGGGACCTCACACCCAGTTTGTGCAGAGTTTTATTGAGGAGTGTGTTGAGTGCTCGGAGCAGGGAAGTCGGGGAAGCATCCTGCAGTTCATGCCCTTCACGATG GTTTCTGAGCTGGTGAAGCTACCTGCTCTGGCCAAACCAAAAGTTGTCCTGGCAATCACTGACCTGACTCTGCCGCTGGGGAGGAGAGTAGCTGCCAAAGCCATCTCTGCTCTGTAA
- the med24 gene encoding mediator of RNA polymerase II transcription subunit 24 isoform X2 — MKVVNLKQAILQAWKERWSDYQWAINIKKNFPKGATWDYLNLAEALMEQAMIGPSPNPLILSYLKYAISSQMVSYSSVLTAISKFDDFSRELCIKSLLEIMNMFCHRLSCHGKAEECIGLCRALLGVVVWLLQGCAWYCERLRELGPSASTEASLRTCQERLHTLMNSTKNRALVHIAQLEEPGSWSNIEQLVLKVTDGLGSVPNQTLRTKLEESLSLVTGIPMMLSVQCDPPIHASFPSVHAFIMLEGTMNLTGETQPLVEQLMMIKRMQRIPSPLFVLEIWKACFTGLIESPEGTEELKWTAFTFLKIPQVLLRLKKYPHGDKGRDFMEDVNIAFQYLLKLTPLLDKADQRCNCDCLGMLLQECNKLGLLSESNTACLTSKREFAPRLKTAENANIQPNPGLILRAEPTVTNILKTVDADHSKSPEGLLGVLGHMLSGKSLDLLLAAAAATGKLKSFARKFIKLNEFPKHISGEGSKSASVRALLFDISFLMLCHVVQTYGSEVILSDPSPSGETPFFETWLQTCMPEEGKTLNPDHPCFRPEPGKVESLVTLLNNSSEMKLVQVKWHEICLSTPAAILEVLNAWENGVLSVEAVQKITDNIKGKVCSMAICAVAWLVAHVRMLGRDEREKPQTMIRQLVTPLYGENTLQFYNERVIIMSSIMEHMCADVFQQTGATLRPPVEGQEPIPYRNLLPAKDPIHMALSKHFQIVLRKGWVDSRALHLFESLLNMGGVFWFTNNLVKELLKETRQEWANRVVELLYSIFCLDSQQITLTLLGTILPNLLTDSAHWHHLADPPGKALAKLCVWCALSSYSSHHKGSFSARQRKRQREDIEDYNSLFPLDDTQPSKLMRLLSSNEDEPVALSSPGDRSMSSSLSASQLHTVNMRDPLNRVLANLFLLISSIVGSKMAGPHTQFVQSFIEECVECSEQGSRGSILQFMPFTMVSELVKLPALAKPKVVLAITDLTLPLGRRVAAKAISAL, encoded by the exons ATGAAGGTAGTCAATCTTAAGCAAGCCATTCTGCAGGCGTGGAAGGAACGATGGAGTGACTACCAATGGGCCATAAACATCAAGAAAAACTTTCCGAAGGGGGCAACATGGGACTATCTTAATCTTGCAG AGGCCCTGATGGAGCAAGCGATGATTGGTCCTTCCCCGAACCCCCTTATTTTGTCGTACTTAAAATATGCCATAAGTTCCCAG ATGGTGTCTTATTCTAGTGTGCTTACAGCCATCAGCAAG TTTGATGATTTTTCCCGGGAGCTGTGCATCAAATCGCTGTTGGAGATCATGAACATGTTTTGCCATCGTCTCAG CTGTCACGGGAAAGCAGAGGAATGCATTGGGCTGTGTCGGGCTCTGCTGGGAGTGGTAGTGTGGCTGCTGCAGGGCTGTGCCTGGTACTGCGAGAGGCTGAGAGAACTGGGTCCGTCAGCCAGCACAGAGGCCAGTCTGAGAACGTGCCAGGAGAGGCTTCACACTCTAATGAATAGCACCAAGAACAGAGCCCTGGTCCACATTGCTCAGTTGGAGGAACCAG GTTCCTGGAGTAATATCGAGCAGTTGGTGTTGAAAGTGACGGACGGCCTTGGCAGTGTACCTAACCAGACACTGAGAACTAAATTAGAGGAGAGTTTGTCCCTAGTAACAGG TATTCCCATGATGTTATCTGTGCAGTGTGACCCGCCAATCCATGCGTCCTTCCCATCAGTCCATGCCTTCATCATGCTGGAAGGGACCATGAATCTCACAGGGGAGACACAGCCACTGGTGGAGCAACTGATGATGATAAAGAGGATGCAG CGGatcccttctcctctttttgtctTGGAGATCTGGAAGGCCTGCTTCACCGGCCTCATTGAGTCACCAGAGGGCACAGAGGAGCTCAAATGGACTGCCTTCACATTCCTCAAG ATTCCACAAGTTCTGCTCCGACTGAAGAAGTATCCTCATGGTGACAAAGGACGG GACTTCATGGAGGATGTGAATATTGCATTTCAGTACTTACTCAAACTCACCCCACTGCTGGACAAAGCAGATCAGAGATGCAA TTGTGACTGCCTTGGCATGCTCCTACAAGAGTGTAACAAACTCGGTCTCCTGTCGGAGTCAAATACAGCCTGCCTCACTTCAAAACG AGAGTTTGCCCCAAGGCtaaagacagcagaaaatgcCAACATCCAACCTAACCCAGGTCTCATCCTGAGAGCAGAGCCCACTGTCACCAATATTCTCAAG ACCGTTGATGCAGACCACTCCAAGTCCCCCGAGGGCCTTTTGGGGGTCCTTGGACACATGTTGTCTGGAAAGAGCCTAGATCTCCTcttggctgcagcagcagccactggGAAACTCAAATCCTTTGCCAGGAAGTTCATTAA gcTTAATGAGTTTCCCAAGCACATCAGCGGTGAAGGAT ccaAGTCTGCTTCAGTACGGGCCCTGCTCTTCGACATCTCCTTCCTTATGCTCTGTCATGTGGTGCAGACATATGGTTCCGAG GTGATCCTCTCAGACCCTAGCCCATCAGGGGAGACGCCCTTCTTTGAAACATGGCTGCAGACATGTATGCCCGAGGAAGGCAAGACGCTGAACCCAGACCACCCCTGCTTCAGACCTGAGCCTGGCAAAGTTGAGAGTCTTGTCACCCTGCTGAACAACTCCTCAGAGATGAAACTAGT TCAGGTGAAATGGCATGAAATCTGCCTCAGCACTCCAGCCGCCATCTTGGAAGTTCTGAATGCGTGGGAGAATGGTGTTCTTTCTGTGGAAGCAGTGCAG AAAATCACTGACAACATCAAGGGTAAGGTGTGCAGTATGGCGATCTGTGCGGTGGCGTGGCTGGTGGCCCATGTCAGGATGCTGGGGAGGGATGAGAGGGAGAAGCCCCAGACTATGATCCGACAGCTTGTAACCCCGCTGTACGGCGAGAACACTCTACAGTTTTACAATGAAcg CGTGATCATCATGAGTTCTATCATGGAGCACATGTGTGCCGACGTCTTCCAGCAAACGGGTGCAACTCTGCGCCCCCCAGTGGAGGGCCAGGAGCCAATCCCCTATCGCAACCTGCTGCCTGCCAAAGACCCCATCCACATGGCCCTCAGCAAGCATTTCCAGATCGTCCTGCGCAAAGGCTGGGTGGACAGCCGGGCGCTGCATCTGTTTGAGAGTCTTCTCAACATGGGGGGGGTATTCTGGTTCACCAACAACTTGGTCAAG gagctgctgaaggagaCTCGACAGGAGTGGGCCAATCGGGTGGTGGAGCTACTGTACAGCATCTTCTGCCTGGACTCTCAGCAGATCACCCTCACCCTGCTGGGTACCATTCTGCCTAACCTGCTGACAGACTCCGCCCACTGGCACCACCTGGCAGACCCCCCCGGAAAGGCGTTGGCCAA GTTGTGCGTGTGGTGTGCGCTCAGCTCTTACTCCTCTCACCACAAAGGCTCGTTCTCTGCTCGTCAGCGCAAAAGGCAGCGAGAAGATATTGAG GACTACAACAGCCTGTTTCCCTTGGATGATACTCAACCCTCTAAACTCATGCGTCTGCTCAGCTCCAATGAGGACGAGCCTGTAGCCCTGTCCAGTCCAG GAGACCGATCTATGAGCAgttccctctctgcctcccagCTCCACACTGTCAACATGAGGGACCCTCTCAACCGAGTCCTGG CCAaccttttcctcctcatttcgTCTATCGTGGGCTCCAAGATGGCGGGACCTCACACCCAGTTTGTGCAGAGTTTTATTGAGGAGTGTGTTGAGTGCTCGGAGCAGGGAAGTCGGGGAAGCATCCTGCAGTTCATGCCCTTCACGATG GTTTCTGAGCTGGTGAAGCTACCTGCTCTGGCCAAACCAAAAGTTGTCCTGGCAATCACTGACCTGACTCTGCCGCTGGGGAGGAGAGTAGCTGCCAAAGCCATCTCTGCTCTGTAA
- the csf3a gene encoding colony stimulating factor 3 (granulocyte) a isoform X2: MASLARSAPLPGTSALVEDPQSQEMVQRSRSLIEKILLSIPDTHKSCIRSEALQLNSSENAKLVTMASMIGIPSAPVLKVVSESFTLETCLRHISEGLQLHRALLSSVSNHLENNDKVTELLADIKDLVIQINKMLRLVQEKAVVPPTPTPVTLRLPGDYEVQVAAHLTLVQLQSFGQDVVRCLRSLDLSNEEEETES; this comes from the exons ATGGCCTCGTTGGCCCGCAGCGCACCTCTGCCGGGGACAAGCGCACTTGTTGAGGATCCGCAGTCTCAGGAGATGGTGCAGAGGAGCCGCAGCTTGATAGAAAAAATCCTGCTCTCCATTCCCGACACGCACAAATCGTGCATTCGCTCCGAG GCCTTACAACTCAATTCCTCTGAAAATGCAAAGCTTGTGACAATGGCGTCCATGATCGGCATTCCCTCTGCTCCTGTGCTCAAAGTCGTGTCAGAAAGCTTCACTTTG GAGACCTGTTTGAGACACATATCTGAGGGTCTTCAGCTGCACAGGGCCTTACTGAGCTCTGTTTCTAATCACCTGGAAAACAACGACAAAGTGACTGAGCTACTTGCTGACATCAAAGACCTGGTCATTCAGATCAATAAG ATGCTGAGACTGGTCCAAGAGAAGGCTGTGGTGCCGCCCACACCAACCCCTGTGACCTTAAGGCTCCCAGGGGACTATGAGGTTCAGGTGGCGGCCCACCTGACTCTGGTGCAGCTCCAGTCCTTTGGGCAGGACGTGGTCCGCTGCCTCAGGAGTCTGGACCTGAgcaatgaggaggaggagacagagagctgA
- the lrrc3ca gene encoding leucine-rich repeat-containing protein 3B, with protein sequence MMPLPADWLLRHSVIMCLLLHSLVLMTFCFHHAATSCSKSCYCSESESGGKTVRCSNLQLTEIPQDIPNDTRRIYLDFNLFTTVPSNAFAGLSHLVELDLSHNELSQLEPGAFRGLGSSLQFLDLSSNKLVNFNPDAFEGLRARANLTNNPWHCDCNLQMALPRVDLEPASLTGIVCQTSDPEEIGVQGLAFLLAPDIDLCVVMKRTTDVAMLVVMFGWFTMVISYLVYYVRANQEDARRHLEYLKSLPSRQGKSEESSTISTVV encoded by the coding sequence ATGATGCCCCTGCCTGCAGACTGGCTGCTGCGCCACTCAGTGATcatgtgtttgctgctgcacaGCTTGGTGCTAATGACCTTCTGCTTCCACCATGCTGCCACTAGTTGCTCCAAGAGTTGTTACTGCTCTGAGAGCGAGAGCGGTGGAAAGACAGTGCGCTGCAGCAATCTGCAGCTCACTGAGATTCCCCAGGATATCCCCAATGACACACGACGCATCTACCTGGACTTCAACCTTTTCACCACAGTCCCATCAAATGCTTTTGCAGGTTTGTCCCACCTGGTTGAACTGGATCTATCACATAATGAATTAAGCCAGTTAGAACCAGGGGCATTCAGAGGCCTGGGCTCCTCACTACAGTTCCTAGACCTTTCCTCAAACAAGTTGGTAAACTTTAACCCTGACGCCTTTGAGGGCCTGCGGGCTCGCGCCAACCTAACAAACAATCCATGGCATTGTGATTGCAACTTGCAGATGGCCTTGCCCCGTGTGGACCTGGAGCCTGCATCGCTGACAGGCATTGTGTGCCAGACTTCAGATCCCGAGGAAATAGGAGTTCAAGGACTTGCCTTCTTGTTGGCACCAGACATAGACCTATGTGTGGTGATGAAGAGGACTACAGATGTGGCCATGCTGGTCGTCATGTTTGGCTGGTTCACCATGGTCATCTCTTACCTTGTTTACTACGTCAGGGCTAATCAGGAGGATGCTCGCAGACATCTGGAGTATCTCAAGTCACTGCCCAGCAGACAAGGAAAGTCAGAGGAGTCGTCCACAATTAGTACTGTGGTATAG